Proteins from a single region of Gorilla gorilla gorilla isolate KB3781 chromosome 16, NHGRI_mGorGor1-v2.1_pri, whole genome shotgun sequence:
- the ARHGAP11A gene encoding rho GTPase-activating protein 11A isoform X3, whose product MWDQRLVRLALLQHLRAFYGIKVKGVRGQCDRRRHETAATEIGGKIFGVPFNALPHSAVPEYGHIPSFLVDACTSLEEHIHTEGLFRKSGSVIRLKALKNKVDHGEGCLSSAPPCDIAGLLKQFFRELPEPILPADLHEALLKAQQLGTEEKNKATLLLSCLLADHTVHVLRYFFNFLRNVSLRSSENKMDSSNLAVIFAPNLLQTSEGHEKMSSNTEKKLRLQAAVVQTLIDYASDIGRVPDFILEKIPAMLGIDGLCATPSLEGFEEGEYETPGEYKRKRRQSVGDFVSGALNKFKPNRTPSITPQQERIAQLSESPVILTPNAKRKLPVDSSHGFSIHIDTSSEGSSQSSLSPVLIGGNHLITAGVPRRSKRIAGKKVCRVESGKAGCFSPKISHKEKVRRSLRLKFNLGKNGREVNGCSGVNRYESVGWRLANQQSLKNRIESVKTGLLFSPDVDEKLPKKGSEKISKSEETLLTPERLVGTNYRMSWTGPNNSSFQEVDANEASSMVENLEVENSLEPDIMVEKSPATSCELTPSNLNNKHNSNITSSPLSGDENNVTKETLVKVQKAFSESGSNLHALMNQRQSSVTNVGKVKLTEPSYLEDSPEENLFETNDLTIVESKEKYEHHTGKGEKCFSERDFSPLQTQTFNRETTIKCYSTQMKMEHEKDIHSNMPKDYLSKQEFSSDEEIKKQQSPKDKLNNKLKENENMMEGNLPKCAAHSKDEARSSFSQQSTCVVTNLSKPRPMRIAKQQSLETCEKTVSESSQMTEHRKVSDHIQWFNKLSLNEPNRIKVKSPLKFQRTPVRQSVRRINSLLEYSRQPTGHKLASLGDTASPLVKSVSCDGALSSCMESASKDSSVSCIKSGPKEQKSMSCEESNVGAISKSSMELPSKSFLKMRKHPDSVNASLRSTTVYKQKMLSDGQVKVPLDDLTNHDIVKPVVNNNMGISSGINNRVLRRPSERGRAWYKGSPKHPIGKTQLLPTSKPVDL is encoded by the exons ATGTGGGATCAGAGGCTGGTGAGGTTGGCCCTGTTGCAGCATCTGCGGGCCTTCTATGGTATTAAGGTGAAGGGTGTCCGTGGGCAGTGCGATCGCAGGAGACATGAAACAGCAGCCACGGAAATAGGG GGTAAAATATTTGGAGTACCTTTTAATGCACTGCCCCATTCTGCTGTACCAGAATATGGACACATTCCAAG CTTTCTTGTCGATGCTTGCACATCTTTAGAAGAACATATTCATACCGAAGGGCTTTTTCGGAAATCAGGATCTGTGATTCGCCTAAAAGCACTAAAG aaTAAAGTTGATCATGGTGAAGGTTGCCTATCTTCTGCACCTCCTTGTGATATTGCGGGACTTCTTAAGCAGTTTTTTAGGGAACTGCCAGAGCCCATTCTCCCAGCTGATTTGCATGAAGCACTTTTGAAAGCTCAACAGTTAGGCACAGAGGAAAAGAATAAAGCTACCCTGTTGCTCTCCTGTCTTCTGGCTGACCACACAGTTCATGTATTAAGATACTTCTTCAACTTTCTCAGGAATGTTTCTCTTAG ATCCAGTGAGAATAAGATGGATAGCAGCAATCTTGCCGTAATATTTGCACCGAATCTTCTTCAGACAAGTgaaggacatgaaaagatgtcTTCTAACACAGAAAAGAAGCTACGATTACAGGCTGCAGTAGTACAGACTCTTATCGATTATGCATCAGATATTG GGCGTGTACCAGATTTTATCCTGGAAAAGATACCAGCCATGTTGGGTATTGATGGTCTCTGTGCTACTCCATCACTGGAAGGCTTTGAAGAAGGTGAATATGAAACTCCTGGTGAatataagagaaagagaagacaaagTGTAGGAG ATTTTGTTAGTGGAGCACTAAATAAATTTAAACCTAACAGAACACCTTCTATTACACCTCAACAAGAAAGAATTG CCCAGCTATCTGAATCACCAGTGATTCTTACACCAAATGCTAAGCGTAAATTGCCAGTAGATTCTTCTCATGGTTTCTCAA TTCACATTGATACAAGCTCAGAAGGGTCATCTCAGAGTTCACTCTCTCCTGTACTCATTGGTGGAAACCATTTGATCACTGCAGGTGTGCCAAGGCGAAGTAAAAGAATTGCAGGCAAAAAAGTTTGCAG AGTGGAATCAGGAAAAGCAGGCTGCTTTTCTCCTAAAATCAGCCATAAAGAAAAGGTTCGAAGATCTCTGCGTTTGAAATTCAATCTAGGGAAAAATGGCAGAGAAGTA aaTGGATGTTCTGGTGTCAATAGATATGAAAGTGTTGGTTGGCGACTTGCAAatcaacaaagtttaaaaaatcgAATTGAATCTGTAAAAACAGGTTTGCTTTTTAGCCCAGATGTTGATGAAAAGTTACCAAAGAAAG gttcagaaaaGATCAGTAAGTCTGAGGAAACCTTACTAACTCCAGAGCGACTAGTTGGAACAAATTACCGGATGTCTTGGACAGGACCTAATAATTCAAGTTTTCAAGAAGTAGATGCAAATGAAGCTTCTTCAATGGTGGAAAATCTTGAGGTAGAAAACTCTTTGGAGCCTGATATTATGGTAGAAAAGTCACCTGCTACTTCATGTGAACTCACCCCTTCCAATTTAAACAATAAGCATAATAGCAACATAACAAGTAGCCCTCTTAGCGGGGATGAAAATAACGTGACCAAAGAGACTTTGGTGAAAGTTCAAAAAGCGTTTTCTGAATCTGGAAGTAATCTTCACGCATTGATGAATCAGAGGCAGTCATCAGTAACTAATGTGGGGAAAGTAAAATTAACTGAACCATCTTATTTAGAAGATAGCCCAGAGGAAAATCTATTTGAAACTAATGATTTGACTATAGTAGAATCAAAGGAGAAATATGAACACCACACTGGTAAAGGTGAAAAATGTTTTTCAGAGAGGGACTTTTCACCCCTTCAAACTCAAACATTTAATAGAGAAACAACTATAAAATGTTATTCAACTCAGATGAAGATGGAACATGAAAAAGACATTCATTCAAATATGCCAAAAGATTATTTAAGCAAGCAAGAATTCTCCagtgatgaagaaataaagaaacagcaGTCCCCAAAGGAtaaactaaataataaattaaaagagaatgagaatatGATGGAAGGTAACTTACCGAAGTGTGCAGCACATAGCAAGGACGAGGCTAGATCCTCTTTCTCACAGCAGAGTACATGTGTTGTAACAAACTTGTCAAAACCTAGGCCTATGAGAATTGCTAAACAGCAGTCATTGGAAACATGTGAGAAAACAGTTTCTGAAAGTTCACAAATGACAGAACATAGAAAGGTTTCTGATCACATACAGTGGTTTAACAAGCTTTCTTTAAATGAACCAAATAGAATAAAAGTCAAGTCACCTCTTAAGTTTCAGCGTACTCCTGTTCGTCAGTCCGTCAGAAGAATTAATTCTTTGTTGGAGTATAGCAGACAACCTACAGGGCATAAGTTGGCAAGTCTTGGTGATACAGCTTCTCCTCTGGTCAAATCAGTGAGCTGTGACGGTGCTCTTTCCTCTTGTATGGAAAGTGCATCAAAAGATTCCTCTGTTTCATGTATCAAATCAGGTCCTAAAGAACAGAAGTCCATGTCATGTGAAGAGTCAAATGTTGGTGCAATTTCAAAGTCAAGCATGGAGTTACCCTCGAAATCTTTCTTAAAGATGAGGAAGCACCCAGATTCAGTGAATGCTTCTCTTAGGTCTACTACAGTTTATAAACAGAAGATGTTATCTGATGGCCAAGTTAAGGTTCCCTTGGATGATCTGACTAATCATGATATAGTAAAACCAGTTGTAAATAACAATATGGGCATTTCCTCTGGGATAAATAACAGGGTCCTTAGGAGACCATCAGAAAGAGGAAGGGCCTGGTACAAAGGTTCTCCAAAACATCCTATCGGAAAAACTCAATTACTACCAACAAGTAAACCTGTAGATTTGTAA
- the ARHGAP11A gene encoding rho GTPase-activating protein 11A isoform X4: MWDQRLVRLALLQHLRAFYGIKVKGVRGQCDRRRHETAATEIGGKIFGVPFNALPHSAVPEYGHIPSFLVDACTSLEEHIHTEGLFRKSGSVIRLKALKNKVDHGEGCLSSAPPCDIAGLLKQFFRELPEPILPADLHEALLKAQQLGTEEKNKATLLLSCLLADHTVHVLRYFFNFLRNVSLRSSENKMDSSNLAVIFAPNLLQTSEGHEKMSSNTEKKLRLQAAGVYQILSWKRYQPCWVLMVSVLLHHWKALKKVNMKLLVNIREREDKV, encoded by the exons ATGTGGGATCAGAGGCTGGTGAGGTTGGCCCTGTTGCAGCATCTGCGGGCCTTCTATGGTATTAAGGTGAAGGGTGTCCGTGGGCAGTGCGATCGCAGGAGACATGAAACAGCAGCCACGGAAATAGGG GGTAAAATATTTGGAGTACCTTTTAATGCACTGCCCCATTCTGCTGTACCAGAATATGGACACATTCCAAG CTTTCTTGTCGATGCTTGCACATCTTTAGAAGAACATATTCATACCGAAGGGCTTTTTCGGAAATCAGGATCTGTGATTCGCCTAAAAGCACTAAAG aaTAAAGTTGATCATGGTGAAGGTTGCCTATCTTCTGCACCTCCTTGTGATATTGCGGGACTTCTTAAGCAGTTTTTTAGGGAACTGCCAGAGCCCATTCTCCCAGCTGATTTGCATGAAGCACTTTTGAAAGCTCAACAGTTAGGCACAGAGGAAAAGAATAAAGCTACCCTGTTGCTCTCCTGTCTTCTGGCTGACCACACAGTTCATGTATTAAGATACTTCTTCAACTTTCTCAGGAATGTTTCTCTTAG ATCCAGTGAGAATAAGATGGATAGCAGCAATCTTGCCGTAATATTTGCACCGAATCTTCTTCAGACAAGTgaaggacatgaaaagatgtcTTCTAACACAGAAAAGAAGCTACGATTACAGGCTGCA GGCGTGTACCAGATTTTATCCTGGAAAAGATACCAGCCATGTTGGGTATTGATGGTCTCTGTGCTACTCCATCACTGGAAGGCTTTGAAGAAGGTGAATATGAAACTCCTGGTGAatataagagaaagagaagacaaagTGTAG
- the ARHGAP11A gene encoding rho GTPase-activating protein 11A isoform X2, which translates to MWDQRLVRLALLQHLRAFYGIKVKGVRGQCDRRRHETAATEIGGKIFGVPFNALPHSAVPEYGHIPSFLVDACTSLEEHIHTEGLFRKSGSVIRLKALKNKVDHGEGCLSSAPPCDIAGLLKQFFRELPEPILPADLHEALLKAQQLGTEEKNKATLLLSCLLADHTVHVLRYFFNFLRNVSLRSSENKMDSSNLAVIFAPNLLQTSEGHEKMSSNTEKKLRLQAAVVQTLIDYASDIGRVPDFILEKIPAMLGIDGLCATPSLEGFEEGEYETPGEYKRKRRQSVGDFVSGALNKFKPNRTPSITPQQERIAQLSESPVILTPNAKRKLPVDSSHGFSSKKRKSIKHNFNFELLPSNLFNSSSTPVSGVPRRSKRIAGKKVCRVESGKAGCFSPKISHKEKVRRSLRLKFNLGKNGREVNGCSGVNRYESVGWRLANQQSLKNRIESVKTGLLFSPDVDEKLPKKGSEKISKSEETLLTPERLVGTNYRMSWTGPNNSSFQEVDANEASSMVENLEVENSLEPDIMVEKSPATSCELTPSNLNNKHNSNITSSPLSGDENNVTKETLVKVQKAFSESGSNLHALMNQRQSSVTNVGKVKLTEPSYLEDSPEENLFETNDLTIVESKEKYEHHTGKGEKCFSERDFSPLQTQTFNRETTIKCYSTQMKMEHEKDIHSNMPKDYLSKQEFSSDEEIKKQQSPKDKLNNKLKENENMMEGNLPKCAAHSKDEARSSFSQQSTCVVTNLSKPRPMRIAKQQSLETCEKTVSESSQMTEHRKVSDHIQWFNKLSLNEPNRIKVKSPLKFQRTPVRQSVRRINSLLEYSRQPTGHKLASLGDTASPLVKSVSCDGALSSCMESASKDSSVSCIKSGPKEQKSMSCEESNVGAISKSSMELPSKSFLKMRKHPDSVNASLRSTTVYKQKMLSDGQVKVPLDDLTNHDIVKPVVNNNMGISSGINNRVLRRPSERGRAWYKGSPKHPIGKTQLLPTSKPVDL; encoded by the exons ATGTGGGATCAGAGGCTGGTGAGGTTGGCCCTGTTGCAGCATCTGCGGGCCTTCTATGGTATTAAGGTGAAGGGTGTCCGTGGGCAGTGCGATCGCAGGAGACATGAAACAGCAGCCACGGAAATAGGG GGTAAAATATTTGGAGTACCTTTTAATGCACTGCCCCATTCTGCTGTACCAGAATATGGACACATTCCAAG CTTTCTTGTCGATGCTTGCACATCTTTAGAAGAACATATTCATACCGAAGGGCTTTTTCGGAAATCAGGATCTGTGATTCGCCTAAAAGCACTAAAG aaTAAAGTTGATCATGGTGAAGGTTGCCTATCTTCTGCACCTCCTTGTGATATTGCGGGACTTCTTAAGCAGTTTTTTAGGGAACTGCCAGAGCCCATTCTCCCAGCTGATTTGCATGAAGCACTTTTGAAAGCTCAACAGTTAGGCACAGAGGAAAAGAATAAAGCTACCCTGTTGCTCTCCTGTCTTCTGGCTGACCACACAGTTCATGTATTAAGATACTTCTTCAACTTTCTCAGGAATGTTTCTCTTAG ATCCAGTGAGAATAAGATGGATAGCAGCAATCTTGCCGTAATATTTGCACCGAATCTTCTTCAGACAAGTgaaggacatgaaaagatgtcTTCTAACACAGAAAAGAAGCTACGATTACAGGCTGCAGTAGTACAGACTCTTATCGATTATGCATCAGATATTG GGCGTGTACCAGATTTTATCCTGGAAAAGATACCAGCCATGTTGGGTATTGATGGTCTCTGTGCTACTCCATCACTGGAAGGCTTTGAAGAAGGTGAATATGAAACTCCTGGTGAatataagagaaagagaagacaaagTGTAGGAG ATTTTGTTAGTGGAGCACTAAATAAATTTAAACCTAACAGAACACCTTCTATTACACCTCAACAAGAAAGAATTG CCCAGCTATCTGAATCACCAGTGATTCTTACACCAAATGCTAAGCGTAAATTGCCAGTAGATTCTTCTCATGGTTTCTCAAGTAAGAAAAGGAAGTCCATCAAGCACAATTTTAACTTTGAGCTGTTGCCAAGTAATCTCTTCAATAGCAGTTCTACACCGGTATCAG GTGTGCCAAGGCGAAGTAAAAGAATTGCAGGCAAAAAAGTTTGCAG AGTGGAATCAGGAAAAGCAGGCTGCTTTTCTCCTAAAATCAGCCATAAAGAAAAGGTTCGAAGATCTCTGCGTTTGAAATTCAATCTAGGGAAAAATGGCAGAGAAGTA aaTGGATGTTCTGGTGTCAATAGATATGAAAGTGTTGGTTGGCGACTTGCAAatcaacaaagtttaaaaaatcgAATTGAATCTGTAAAAACAGGTTTGCTTTTTAGCCCAGATGTTGATGAAAAGTTACCAAAGAAAG gttcagaaaaGATCAGTAAGTCTGAGGAAACCTTACTAACTCCAGAGCGACTAGTTGGAACAAATTACCGGATGTCTTGGACAGGACCTAATAATTCAAGTTTTCAAGAAGTAGATGCAAATGAAGCTTCTTCAATGGTGGAAAATCTTGAGGTAGAAAACTCTTTGGAGCCTGATATTATGGTAGAAAAGTCACCTGCTACTTCATGTGAACTCACCCCTTCCAATTTAAACAATAAGCATAATAGCAACATAACAAGTAGCCCTCTTAGCGGGGATGAAAATAACGTGACCAAAGAGACTTTGGTGAAAGTTCAAAAAGCGTTTTCTGAATCTGGAAGTAATCTTCACGCATTGATGAATCAGAGGCAGTCATCAGTAACTAATGTGGGGAAAGTAAAATTAACTGAACCATCTTATTTAGAAGATAGCCCAGAGGAAAATCTATTTGAAACTAATGATTTGACTATAGTAGAATCAAAGGAGAAATATGAACACCACACTGGTAAAGGTGAAAAATGTTTTTCAGAGAGGGACTTTTCACCCCTTCAAACTCAAACATTTAATAGAGAAACAACTATAAAATGTTATTCAACTCAGATGAAGATGGAACATGAAAAAGACATTCATTCAAATATGCCAAAAGATTATTTAAGCAAGCAAGAATTCTCCagtgatgaagaaataaagaaacagcaGTCCCCAAAGGAtaaactaaataataaattaaaagagaatgagaatatGATGGAAGGTAACTTACCGAAGTGTGCAGCACATAGCAAGGACGAGGCTAGATCCTCTTTCTCACAGCAGAGTACATGTGTTGTAACAAACTTGTCAAAACCTAGGCCTATGAGAATTGCTAAACAGCAGTCATTGGAAACATGTGAGAAAACAGTTTCTGAAAGTTCACAAATGACAGAACATAGAAAGGTTTCTGATCACATACAGTGGTTTAACAAGCTTTCTTTAAATGAACCAAATAGAATAAAAGTCAAGTCACCTCTTAAGTTTCAGCGTACTCCTGTTCGTCAGTCCGTCAGAAGAATTAATTCTTTGTTGGAGTATAGCAGACAACCTACAGGGCATAAGTTGGCAAGTCTTGGTGATACAGCTTCTCCTCTGGTCAAATCAGTGAGCTGTGACGGTGCTCTTTCCTCTTGTATGGAAAGTGCATCAAAAGATTCCTCTGTTTCATGTATCAAATCAGGTCCTAAAGAACAGAAGTCCATGTCATGTGAAGAGTCAAATGTTGGTGCAATTTCAAAGTCAAGCATGGAGTTACCCTCGAAATCTTTCTTAAAGATGAGGAAGCACCCAGATTCAGTGAATGCTTCTCTTAGGTCTACTACAGTTTATAAACAGAAGATGTTATCTGATGGCCAAGTTAAGGTTCCCTTGGATGATCTGACTAATCATGATATAGTAAAACCAGTTGTAAATAACAATATGGGCATTTCCTCTGGGATAAATAACAGGGTCCTTAGGAGACCATCAGAAAGAGGAAGGGCCTGGTACAAAGGTTCTCCAAAACATCCTATCGGAAAAACTCAATTACTACCAACAAGTAAACCTGTAGATTTGTAA
- the ARHGAP11A gene encoding rho GTPase-activating protein 11A isoform X1: MWDQRLVRLALLQHLRAFYGIKVKGVRGQCDRRRHETAATEIGGKIFGVPFNALPHSAVPEYGHIPSFLVDACTSLEEHIHTEGLFRKSGSVIRLKALKNKVDHGEGCLSSAPPCDIAGLLKQFFRELPEPILPADLHEALLKAQQLGTEEKNKATLLLSCLLADHTVHVLRYFFNFLRNVSLRSSENKMDSSNLAVIFAPNLLQTSEGHEKMSSNTEKKLRLQAAVVQTLIDYASDIGRVPDFILEKIPAMLGIDGLCATPSLEGFEEGEYETPGEYKRKRRQSVGDFVSGALNKFKPNRTPSITPQQERIAQLSESPVILTPNAKRKLPVDSSHGFSSKKRKSIKHNFNFELLPSNLFNSSSTPVSVHIDTSSEGSSQSSLSPVLIGGNHLITAGVPRRSKRIAGKKVCRVESGKAGCFSPKISHKEKVRRSLRLKFNLGKNGREVNGCSGVNRYESVGWRLANQQSLKNRIESVKTGLLFSPDVDEKLPKKGSEKISKSEETLLTPERLVGTNYRMSWTGPNNSSFQEVDANEASSMVENLEVENSLEPDIMVEKSPATSCELTPSNLNNKHNSNITSSPLSGDENNVTKETLVKVQKAFSESGSNLHALMNQRQSSVTNVGKVKLTEPSYLEDSPEENLFETNDLTIVESKEKYEHHTGKGEKCFSERDFSPLQTQTFNRETTIKCYSTQMKMEHEKDIHSNMPKDYLSKQEFSSDEEIKKQQSPKDKLNNKLKENENMMEGNLPKCAAHSKDEARSSFSQQSTCVVTNLSKPRPMRIAKQQSLETCEKTVSESSQMTEHRKVSDHIQWFNKLSLNEPNRIKVKSPLKFQRTPVRQSVRRINSLLEYSRQPTGHKLASLGDTASPLVKSVSCDGALSSCMESASKDSSVSCIKSGPKEQKSMSCEESNVGAISKSSMELPSKSFLKMRKHPDSVNASLRSTTVYKQKMLSDGQVKVPLDDLTNHDIVKPVVNNNMGISSGINNRVLRRPSERGRAWYKGSPKHPIGKTQLLPTSKPVDL, from the exons ATGTGGGATCAGAGGCTGGTGAGGTTGGCCCTGTTGCAGCATCTGCGGGCCTTCTATGGTATTAAGGTGAAGGGTGTCCGTGGGCAGTGCGATCGCAGGAGACATGAAACAGCAGCCACGGAAATAGGG GGTAAAATATTTGGAGTACCTTTTAATGCACTGCCCCATTCTGCTGTACCAGAATATGGACACATTCCAAG CTTTCTTGTCGATGCTTGCACATCTTTAGAAGAACATATTCATACCGAAGGGCTTTTTCGGAAATCAGGATCTGTGATTCGCCTAAAAGCACTAAAG aaTAAAGTTGATCATGGTGAAGGTTGCCTATCTTCTGCACCTCCTTGTGATATTGCGGGACTTCTTAAGCAGTTTTTTAGGGAACTGCCAGAGCCCATTCTCCCAGCTGATTTGCATGAAGCACTTTTGAAAGCTCAACAGTTAGGCACAGAGGAAAAGAATAAAGCTACCCTGTTGCTCTCCTGTCTTCTGGCTGACCACACAGTTCATGTATTAAGATACTTCTTCAACTTTCTCAGGAATGTTTCTCTTAG ATCCAGTGAGAATAAGATGGATAGCAGCAATCTTGCCGTAATATTTGCACCGAATCTTCTTCAGACAAGTgaaggacatgaaaagatgtcTTCTAACACAGAAAAGAAGCTACGATTACAGGCTGCAGTAGTACAGACTCTTATCGATTATGCATCAGATATTG GGCGTGTACCAGATTTTATCCTGGAAAAGATACCAGCCATGTTGGGTATTGATGGTCTCTGTGCTACTCCATCACTGGAAGGCTTTGAAGAAGGTGAATATGAAACTCCTGGTGAatataagagaaagagaagacaaagTGTAGGAG ATTTTGTTAGTGGAGCACTAAATAAATTTAAACCTAACAGAACACCTTCTATTACACCTCAACAAGAAAGAATTG CCCAGCTATCTGAATCACCAGTGATTCTTACACCAAATGCTAAGCGTAAATTGCCAGTAGATTCTTCTCATGGTTTCTCAAGTAAGAAAAGGAAGTCCATCAAGCACAATTTTAACTTTGAGCTGTTGCCAAGTAATCTCTTCAATAGCAGTTCTACACCGGTATCAG TTCACATTGATACAAGCTCAGAAGGGTCATCTCAGAGTTCACTCTCTCCTGTACTCATTGGTGGAAACCATTTGATCACTGCAGGTGTGCCAAGGCGAAGTAAAAGAATTGCAGGCAAAAAAGTTTGCAG AGTGGAATCAGGAAAAGCAGGCTGCTTTTCTCCTAAAATCAGCCATAAAGAAAAGGTTCGAAGATCTCTGCGTTTGAAATTCAATCTAGGGAAAAATGGCAGAGAAGTA aaTGGATGTTCTGGTGTCAATAGATATGAAAGTGTTGGTTGGCGACTTGCAAatcaacaaagtttaaaaaatcgAATTGAATCTGTAAAAACAGGTTTGCTTTTTAGCCCAGATGTTGATGAAAAGTTACCAAAGAAAG gttcagaaaaGATCAGTAAGTCTGAGGAAACCTTACTAACTCCAGAGCGACTAGTTGGAACAAATTACCGGATGTCTTGGACAGGACCTAATAATTCAAGTTTTCAAGAAGTAGATGCAAATGAAGCTTCTTCAATGGTGGAAAATCTTGAGGTAGAAAACTCTTTGGAGCCTGATATTATGGTAGAAAAGTCACCTGCTACTTCATGTGAACTCACCCCTTCCAATTTAAACAATAAGCATAATAGCAACATAACAAGTAGCCCTCTTAGCGGGGATGAAAATAACGTGACCAAAGAGACTTTGGTGAAAGTTCAAAAAGCGTTTTCTGAATCTGGAAGTAATCTTCACGCATTGATGAATCAGAGGCAGTCATCAGTAACTAATGTGGGGAAAGTAAAATTAACTGAACCATCTTATTTAGAAGATAGCCCAGAGGAAAATCTATTTGAAACTAATGATTTGACTATAGTAGAATCAAAGGAGAAATATGAACACCACACTGGTAAAGGTGAAAAATGTTTTTCAGAGAGGGACTTTTCACCCCTTCAAACTCAAACATTTAATAGAGAAACAACTATAAAATGTTATTCAACTCAGATGAAGATGGAACATGAAAAAGACATTCATTCAAATATGCCAAAAGATTATTTAAGCAAGCAAGAATTCTCCagtgatgaagaaataaagaaacagcaGTCCCCAAAGGAtaaactaaataataaattaaaagagaatgagaatatGATGGAAGGTAACTTACCGAAGTGTGCAGCACATAGCAAGGACGAGGCTAGATCCTCTTTCTCACAGCAGAGTACATGTGTTGTAACAAACTTGTCAAAACCTAGGCCTATGAGAATTGCTAAACAGCAGTCATTGGAAACATGTGAGAAAACAGTTTCTGAAAGTTCACAAATGACAGAACATAGAAAGGTTTCTGATCACATACAGTGGTTTAACAAGCTTTCTTTAAATGAACCAAATAGAATAAAAGTCAAGTCACCTCTTAAGTTTCAGCGTACTCCTGTTCGTCAGTCCGTCAGAAGAATTAATTCTTTGTTGGAGTATAGCAGACAACCTACAGGGCATAAGTTGGCAAGTCTTGGTGATACAGCTTCTCCTCTGGTCAAATCAGTGAGCTGTGACGGTGCTCTTTCCTCTTGTATGGAAAGTGCATCAAAAGATTCCTCTGTTTCATGTATCAAATCAGGTCCTAAAGAACAGAAGTCCATGTCATGTGAAGAGTCAAATGTTGGTGCAATTTCAAAGTCAAGCATGGAGTTACCCTCGAAATCTTTCTTAAAGATGAGGAAGCACCCAGATTCAGTGAATGCTTCTCTTAGGTCTACTACAGTTTATAAACAGAAGATGTTATCTGATGGCCAAGTTAAGGTTCCCTTGGATGATCTGACTAATCATGATATAGTAAAACCAGTTGTAAATAACAATATGGGCATTTCCTCTGGGATAAATAACAGGGTCCTTAGGAGACCATCAGAAAGAGGAAGGGCCTGGTACAAAGGTTCTCCAAAACATCCTATCGGAAAAACTCAATTACTACCAACAAGTAAACCTGTAGATTTGTAA